The Pseudorasbora parva isolate DD20220531a chromosome 16, ASM2467924v1, whole genome shotgun sequence genome includes a region encoding these proteins:
- the six9 gene encoding SIX homeobox 9 isoform X2, which translates to MAMGFSPEQVACVCEVLLQSGSMDRLSSFLCSLPSVAASSNAYLAMAQSQESVLKARAAVAFHHCRFTELYALLEGNVFSPRSHPLLQQLWLRAHYMEAELQRGRPLGAVGKYRIRRKFPLPRTIWDGEETSYCFKEKSRSVLREWYCRKPYPSPREKRDLAAATGLTATQVSNWFKNRRQRDRAATSRQETPAGVFLSSDEELSPPGSPGTLFSCSQLSAHPPPLRHLGPAHY; encoded by the exons ATGgcgatgggcttctccccagAGCAGGTGGCATGTGTTTGTGAGGTTCTTCTCCAGAGTGGAAGCATGGATCGCTTGTCCTCTTTCTTATGCTCTTTACCTTCCGTTGCCGCTTCTTCTAATGCATATCTGGCCATGGCCCAGAGTCAGGAGAGCGTGCTGAAGGCGCGGGCTGCGGTTGCCTTCCACCACTGCCGTTTCACTGAGCTGTACGCCTTGTTAGAGGGGAACGTGTTCTCCCCGCGCAGTCACCCTCTCCTCCAACAGCTCTGGCTTCGGGCTCACTACATGGAGGCTGAACTTCAGCGGGGTCGTCCTCTCGGGGCCGTGGGGAAGTACCGCATTCGTCGCAAGTTTCCTCTTCCACGCACCATCTGGGATGGAGAGGAGACCAGCTACTGCTTCAAG GAGAAGTCTCGGAGCGTGTTGAGAGAATGGTACTGCAGAAAGCCGTATCCCTCGCCACGAGAGAAGCGAGATCTGGCGGCAGCTACGGGACTCACCGCGACACAGGTCAGCAACTGGTTCAAGAACCGCCGACAACGGGACAGAGCTGCGACCAGCCGCCAAGA GACACCCGCGGGAGTGTTCCTGAGCTCTGATGAGGAGCTCTCGCCTCCAGGAAGCCCCGGCACGCTCTTCTCCTGCTCCCAGCTCTCTGCTCACCCGCCTCCTCTCCGACACCTGGGACCTGCACACTACTGA
- the six5 gene encoding homeobox protein SIX5 yields MASLSLESTEQTENGPKESTQDDEAKVKEETDPDEVSEQLLQNFQNSALSFSTDQVACLCEALLQAGNVDRLWRFLSTIPPSADLLRGNETLLKAQALVAFHREEFKELYALLDSHDFHPSNHGFLQDLYLKARYKEAERSRGRSLGAVDKYRLRKKFPLPKTIWDGEETVYCFKEKSRNALKECYKINRYPTPVEKKNLAKVTGLSLTQVSNWFKNRRQRDRTPSGTNSKSESDGNHSTEDEASKGDLEDITDKPSAQETGSSNASLISLTGAPCSTGQLILNSTGGFLTSSHPLLLNGSPILSGAGTGVIINGLTLSDGHTVTLSPVTTNAPLLLNGAQVISKDERGINEMEAQASLSTVVLNPQASLTSTIPLSLSEDAKTPSSNVSPLDFISLPEALKSPDNSPSVPTNSMSLPTISTSVISPTSLPSVILAPNRISASTAGSVSSVISSPMVPLQSTQPPEIVVLGKADPQSPTCSSVSSPQVLSLPQVVPSIQGVPVSQLMQPTSGATLSSCPQLVPVNPQLPHVPIPQFQTQTLHIGPRLAQNCSTTLSTSSALSLPLMADGQVTQVLTPQLGDESTSAALQQIQTSMGTQVIPISSPTQVVPISQSKDPSQPQLVPLSLPQLMPVTSIAGTQTGTFSFPQVVPATPSLSIPSPGGAFQILTSGAGTGLSVAQGPIRLSPIGPPQSVPTGTIPGVQLLNSGVIQLPSSSTGNILLAGGIGGSPILSVQNGKLILTIPAGIQFASMPVKSVPDNLVSSNSTFDPQTSAVHPLENQPAPLLTAQTSNSLQPSPLGFVGSSTLYCSPEPGTIANPTPGASPNTPDSSSTPTPTGILQSQQSLSPDSMLPLSPICSGVASGTHLTQPAWSPVPLSSSVGLTLFDIRGKGDLPEDPALLGLPGGESLLLGTPPGEDVDRDSQLDEVEDMDGDSKILTQLQSVPVDDDLGL; encoded by the exons atggcttCCTTGTCTTTGGAGTCCACAGAACAAACTGAAAACGGCCCAAAGGAGTCCACGCAAGACGACGAAGCCAAAGTGAAAGAGGAGACGGATCCGGACGAAGTTTCGGAACAACTGCTCCAGAACTTCCAGAACTCGGCGCTCAGTTTTTCCACCGACCAAGTCGCGTGTCTGTGCGAAGCGCTCCTGCAAGCGGGCAATGTGGATCGCCTGTGGAGATTCCTCTCCACCATCCCTCCTTCGGCCGATCTGCTACGTGGCAACGAGACCCTGCTGAAGGCCCAGGCTCTGGTCGCTTTTCACCGGGAGGAATTCAAAGAGTTGTACGCCCTCCTAGACAGCCACGACTTCCACCCGAGTAACCATGGGTTCCTTCAAGACCTCTACTTGAAGGCGCGCTACAAGGAGGCTGAGAGGTCCCGGGGTCGCAGTCTGGGCGCCGTGGACAAATACCGACTGCGCAAAAAGTTTCCTTTGCCCAAAACCATCTGGGACGGAGAGGAGACGGTGTACTGCTTCAAGGAGAAGTCGCGCAACGCTCTGAAGGAATGTTACAAGATCAACAGGTATCCCACTCCGGTCGAGAAGAAGAATTTAGCCAAAGTCACCGGACTTTCTTTGACTCAAGTAAGCAACTGGTTCAAGAATCGCCGACAGAGGGACCGGACCCCGTCCGGTACCAACAGCAAAAG TGAATCTGATGGGAACCACAGCACAGAAGATGAAGCCAGCAAAGGAGATCTGGAGGATATTACTGACAAACCTTCAGCTCAAGAAACAGGCAGCTCCAATGCTTCTCTTATATCCCTCACTGGTGCTCCTTGCAGTACTGGTCAGCTTATTCTCAACAGCACCGGGGGTTTCCTTACAAGCTCTCATCCACTGCTGCTCAATGGGAGCCCTATACTCTCAGGGGCAGGAACCGGAGTTATCATTAATGGCCTGACACTGAGTGACGGCCACACAGTCACTCTCAGTCCTGTTACAACTAATGCACCGTTGCTACTTAATGGGGCTCAAGTAATCTCCAAAGATGAACGAGGCATCAATGAAATGGAGGCCCAAGCCAgcctgtccactgtggttctgaATCCACAAGCCAGTCTAACTAGCACAATACCTCTCTCTCTCAGCGAGGACGCAAAAACCCCCAGCAGCAATGTCTCTCCGCTGGATTTCATCAGTCTTCCAGAAGCCTTGAAGAGTCCGGATAATAGTCCGTCAGTGCCTACAAACTCTATGTCCTTGCCTACTATCTCCACTTCTGTCATCTCTCCCACATCTCTTCCTTCGGTGATACTGGCCCCGAATCGTATCTCTGCATCGACAGCTGGCTCTGTGAGTTCAGTCATCTCCAGTCCCATGGTGCCACTACAGTCCACACAGCCACCGGAAATTGTTGTATTGGGAAAGGCTGACCCTCAGTCCCCAACTTGCAGCTCCGTATCTAGCCCTCAGGTGCTGTCTTTACCACAAGTGGTACCGTCGATACAGGGCGTTCCAGTTTCTCAACTGATGCAGCCTACATCTGGAGCCACACTGTCATCTTGCCCCCAGCTTGTTCCGGTCAATCCACAgttaccccatgtccccattcCTCAGTTTCAGACACAGACCTTGCACATTGGTCCTAGACTTGCTCAGAATTGCTCCACCACACTAAGCACCAGCAGTGCTTTATCACTCCCCCTGATGGCCGATGGACAAGTTACACAAGTGCTTACACCTCAGCTAGGAGATGAATCTACGTCAGCCGCCCTTCAACAGATACAGACCTCTATGGGGACGCAAGTCATCCCCATCTCCTCCCCGACTCAAGTTGTTCCCATATCCCAATCCAAAGACCCCAGCCAGCCTCAGCTTGTCCCCCTGTCGCTGCCTCAACTTATGCCTGTGACATCTATTGCGGGAACTCAAACTGGAACCTTCTCCTTCCCTCAGGTGGTTCCAGCAACACCGTCTCTTTCCATTCCGTCCCCTGGAGGTGCTTTCCAGATTCTGACATCTGGAGCTGGAACAGGATTGAGTGTTGCCCAAGGACCGATACGCCTTAGCCCAATAGGGCCTCCTCAGAGTGTCCCTACTGGAACCATCCCAGGTGTTCAGCTTCTCAACTCTGGGGTGATTCAGCTGCCTTCTTCCTCTACAG gcaacaTCCTCTTAGCAGGTGGCATCGGTGGAAGCCCCATCCTAAGTGTTCAAAACGGGAAACTCATCCTTACTATTCCAGCTGGCATCCAGTTTGCCAGCATGCCTGTCAAGTCCGTCCCAGACAATTTGGTCTCGAGCAACAGCACCTTTGATCCGCAAACCTCAGCTGTACATCCACTCGAGAATCAACCAGCACCTTTACTCACTGCTCAAACCTCAAATTCACTACAACCATCTCCTTTGGGATTTGTTGGATCATCTACACTTTACTGCAGCCCTGAGCCAGGGACCATTGCCAACCCTACCCCAGGAGCCTCTCCTAACACCCCAGACTCATCCAGCACTCCCACTCCTACAGGCATCCTACAATCCCAGCAGTCCCTCAGCCCTGATAGCATGCTACCACTCAGTCCAATCTGTAGTGGTGTGGCATCTGGGACTCACCTCACCCAGCCAGCTTGGAGCCCCGTCCCGCTGTCTTCCTCTGTCGGTCTGACATTATTTGACATACGTGGGAAAGGGGATCTTCCAGAGGATCCCGCTTTGTTGGGTCTTCCAGGAGGAGAGTCCCTCCTGTTGGGCACTCCTCCAGGTGAGGATGTGGATAGAGATTCTCAGCTGGATGAAGTGGAGGACATGGATGGGGACTCGAAAATTCTTACACAACTGCAGTCTGTCCCTGTGGATGATGACCTGGGCTTGTAA
- the six9 gene encoding SIX homeobox 9 isoform X1 has protein sequence MAMGFSPEQVACVCEVLLQSGSMDRLSSFLCSLPSVAASSNAYLAMAQSQESVLKARAAVAFHHCRFTELYALLEGNVFSPRSHPLLQQLWLRAHYMEAELQRGRPLGAVGKYRIRRKFPLPRTIWDGEETSYCFKEKSRSVLREWYCRKPYPSPREKRDLAAATGLTATQVSNWFKNRRQRDRAATSRQDRTPAGVFLSSDEELSPPGSPGTLFSCSQLSAHPPPLRHLGPAHY, from the exons ATGgcgatgggcttctccccagAGCAGGTGGCATGTGTTTGTGAGGTTCTTCTCCAGAGTGGAAGCATGGATCGCTTGTCCTCTTTCTTATGCTCTTTACCTTCCGTTGCCGCTTCTTCTAATGCATATCTGGCCATGGCCCAGAGTCAGGAGAGCGTGCTGAAGGCGCGGGCTGCGGTTGCCTTCCACCACTGCCGTTTCACTGAGCTGTACGCCTTGTTAGAGGGGAACGTGTTCTCCCCGCGCAGTCACCCTCTCCTCCAACAGCTCTGGCTTCGGGCTCACTACATGGAGGCTGAACTTCAGCGGGGTCGTCCTCTCGGGGCCGTGGGGAAGTACCGCATTCGTCGCAAGTTTCCTCTTCCACGCACCATCTGGGATGGAGAGGAGACCAGCTACTGCTTCAAG GAGAAGTCTCGGAGCGTGTTGAGAGAATGGTACTGCAGAAAGCCGTATCCCTCGCCACGAGAGAAGCGAGATCTGGCGGCAGCTACGGGACTCACCGCGACACAGGTCAGCAACTGGTTCAAGAACCGCCGACAACGGGACAGAGCTGCGACCAGCCGCCAAGA CAGGACACCCGCGGGAGTGTTCCTGAGCTCTGATGAGGAGCTCTCGCCTCCAGGAAGCCCCGGCACGCTCTTCTCCTGCTCCCAGCTCTCTGCTCACCCGCCTCCTCTCCGACACCTGGGACCTGCACACTACTGA